CATGTAGTTCCATATGTGTGAGGATTGGTGGCCTATAAGATCTGCACTTAGCTCAATAATATGATTCTtggaaaatattgaatttttctGAAAGCCAAACTCAAATTCAATTGGACCCATCTAATATAGCATGTTAtccaatttaatttcaaacagCTATCTTCATTCCATGTCTCACCAGTCACCagtattctttctttccttgtcgatttgaaactattttcaGAAAATCCAACAACTAAAATACTTTATACAATTGCTTTGTTGCCATTACATTAATTTTAGTACAATTGCTTTGTTGCATTACATTTCTTGCTTCCAATTACCGTTAAGGTGGTTAATCAAATGAATGAAGTTCTATCATCTAACACGCCCTTTGAGGAATCGCAGAGACGAAAAGAGCTTCAAGTGTTTCGCGGTTGGCCTTCACATGGTGAAAGCTGCGTAGAGAAGCTCATTCCAAGTGTCGGGCAAACCGGGAAGGCACCAATGGCTGCAATCTCTCCCATGCTCGCCACTGTAAGTAGAGGGATGAGCATCTTTCCGCAGTTGTGACAACGTTGTAATGTCCAGCAAGAAAACTGGCTTCCTCATTCTACTCAGCACTCTCTTCACAATTTCTGCAGCGGGGGGTGTCCCTGCTGGATACAGTGACCCCGAGAGTGGTACACTTTCTCCGTTGCAACTCCTCTTTGGTTGGTTCCAATCCTTTCCCCTGATAAGGTAGAAACTTAAGATTTTAGAGTTAAGAAGAAAATGCAAAGTCTTATTCCTATATTATGCAGATAATTAGTTTTCTGGTCTGAGAATTACTCCTCAACGAGAAAATAGgtacaagaaaaataagaatagtAATGCATTAAATTGAGCTGGACAAAATTTGGACAACTTATTTTCGTCGGCAGACcagttaaaataattttttgtcctCGAACTGCACGTCAATTTCCACTTTCGTATGTATAGTTTGACCAATTTTATCGCTACCAACTACCTAtgataaaattacaaaagaaaatataaaatttactgTGAATTTTATGATGAGGGTATCGATTATTAAAGGAATTAATGTCACAGCATCCGACATGGATACGTGACAATGCTGCCTTCTCCGTGGACAGAAGTGTTTATAAATGTTCTGAGCTTGCCAAAATGCTGGAGAAGTATTAAAATGGATACATAGCCAAATGAcgaaaattttactttaaccTCTCGTGGTGTggggatatatatatatatatatatcacaacTTGGAAGGGTGGGGTCGGGATTCACACCTCGTCCTTAACCCAGTAGAGGAAAAAACTTGTGATTCACACCTCGTCCTTAACCCAGTAGAGgaaaaaacttgttttcttGTCTTTATAGAAATGaagatttatcaaatatatattttgaaagttttaaagtttagaaaaaattactttgaTAGAAGAAGGAATGGCAGCCATTGATCTGTACTTACTCATAATGAGTGGGGGAGATTCCCTGGAAAATGACCTTGGTTTTACTGGGATCAACATTCATTTCCACCCATCTCGCCCAGGTGGTCAACCCTTGATAGAATGCCTCTAGACGGTCCATATCTTTCTTCACTGTGTTTCCTACTTGCACATAATCCCACCTGATCAACAACACTCACAACCGTCAGATTTTACCATCACCTACCACATCAGAATGATCATGAAAATAAGAGATTGATCATACGGCTGGGATCTTCCTGTGTGGGTCCACCAGTGCCATGAGTTGAATATGAGCACATCCATTCCCTTCCACACATTGCCTCCTTCAATGGAATCAAGCTTTAGTACTCTTCCAATCCTCTCTTTCACTACGTCCACAAGGTAGGGCGTTCTGTAAAGAAGCAAGCTTACTCCATAGTCCTGCACACACCGgatttttcctcttcttcattGGTTTggtattattataaattattgaacagcgaaaattattattcctgttaattattattactactattattattattattattatatggttTTCTTGCATTATTTGTCTTGTCCTGTTTCAGGATAGCAAGCCCAGGATAACCCAAAAAACAGCTTTTGAAAAAGTGAATAAAGAACAGAGAATAAAGGAAACAGACAATTATTATACTGTGAAGTGGGAGACTTTGAATCTGGAAGTtcgaggaaaagaaaaaggggaaagaaCTCGCCTGGAAAATCACAGTAGAGATTGACTCCCTCCTGACTACGGaggttttggtttttggggCCGAAGCTCGAATCATACATGTTAAGGACTGCCACATGTTAAGACTCAGTGAGTCACCTACAAACATTATCTTCTTCCCTCTCCACCTCCTCAGAAGTTCCAACCCGTCAAACCTTTAAACAAATGAACGCATATTTCTGTGAGAGAGAGGGCTAGCAGCTTTGGTTTTACTCATTCTCAGAGAAGAAAGTTTGACATTTGCATAACAATGTCGCATGAAGGAAAGCAGGAATACGTCTAAAATGGAAAACCTTTGGAAACAAAAggatggaagaaaaatgaatgagagGTAGTACCTTGGAAGATCACAGAAGTCGGGTTTCCAAGTGTACTTGAGGTAGGATCGATCCGGTCTGCCATACTTTTGGCAGTTAAACTCAGGGTCTATGAAGGGACAGCTTGAAGATTCATAAAGAGGTAAAGAAGGATCAAAAACCCATTTTCCTTCAAACAAATTACAGGTCCTCACTTGCTTCCCACTTCCCACATTGCTTATGTTGTAGAAATCTTCAGCTTTTGCACTTTCTAGTGAAATGAAAAACAGAACTTGTAAAAGCAGGCGGGACAGAGCTCTGATTCGAAAACCCATCTCAGATTTTGGGCTCTGACTGAAAAGAAGGGAGGACTTTGGGGAATAGAAATAGGTAGAAGCAAGTGGGTCTATATAGGGACAAACAAGtggggagagagagagggagagagagagaaccttccctgattattattattattactcttttttaaTCCTTCAAAAATTTATGCCATGAGCTGggaattgaattatttttgctGGATTGATCAAGGGAAATACAAGAGTTTGTGGGGAGTTGAAATTGAGAGTTGCGTCGCAGTGTGTGCTGTTTTGTACATCAAGGGCCATCGCATATTGCCCACCAAGCAATGTTGCACATGGCTCAATGATGTGTTGGTTATCTAACtaccaaacttttttttttcctttgtatatatataaatggttCTACTTTTTGGCTTCTACATTCTAttgttctattttaattaagaaagtaTATAAGTAAAGATGATTATCTCTATTGTTTTTAGAGTGGTTCATAAGGTAAAGTTTTAGACTTTATGTCCAAAATGGACGATATCACACAATTATGAAGATAGATGAaaactttttcatcttcatcaattTGTATTAGCATCATGGTCTAAACCGTGTGATTTGTGCTTGGACTAAAGTGCTATTTGAATTTGACTTGAAAATGAATTGGAGGTGTCTCGAGATTATAAACGATACTTTGTTCCAAGGTAATTTGCTAGGAGGGCACACTAAGCGAGTCCCACAATGggtagagaagaaaataatttgtgtATGTAAATGATTACAATTGTCTTTATTGGtatgagaaattttttatgGTTCTAAAAGTGAAACAATGATATAGTTTATACATAGAATGAACAATAGCATACTACTCTTGAGATAAGTGAAAGTTTCGACGCTATGCCTTTTCAAGtaatttttccttcattttacTCAACTATTTCTTTACCTATTACAAacaaattgaaactttttttagtGGGTATGAATGCTAAActtgaaagttcaaaatgttTGCATCTCCTAATATacaattgttattttattttttttacttgcaaatatttttacattaaCCAGTAAGacaaaagttatttaattgattaatgccCTTTCTTGATTGATGAACTCATTGAAAGTAACAGGcattagaatttaaaataggTTTGAATCATTTGGCGGAATCAAGTCTGTCCCATCACACTAACGTGTTGCCAAAGCTTTTGTTGATTCCCATGTATGAAGAAAACCTTGgccttaaaagaaaaagataaagataaagaaacagaaaaagaaaatcctcTATCACATATTGGAATCATAAGATAGTTTTACTACATAAGAATCCCTAATAAATAATACCCTCATTTTGGAAGAGCCATGCACAtgtaaaacaaaacacaactCCTGTTTTTTTGTACTTCTCTCTcgctttcttttccttttatttaatattgtgTGAACATCAGACAATAACTCATTTGGCATTTTAGATTATCTTTATTcttggaaataaaaatattaactaactTGTGAAAAGTACTTGGATCTTTTTTAATGCATGCTTTGATGTAATTTGTGTGgttaaagagaaagaaatcataaatggttaaaaatgaaattaaacacacacacatatatattcaaataaatatcaacttaGTTATAGTTATATATACTCGTAGAttgagtttaattaatatataaaaaagtgatTGAGGAAATTAATTGAATGGGAGAGTAAGTTTAAAAGGGAGTATATGTAATATGAAATGGAATGATGTAGGAGTAGGACGTCCTTTCTTTGTTACAGCtaagaagaaattaataatagtgaagTGAGCACCACATACTTAACCTCTCACAATTCCTTTGCTCCCCCAACGTGTGAaagttaaaaacaattaattggGATAGCGACCTTTTTTCCcttgtgtttatatatatatatatatataacttattaTAACATATGGaattttcgttttcaaaaaaatatgcaaattgaaaattgaaaaaatgatttggatTGTGAGAAAATGGTTCAAAGCCGCCAGCCCCACCTCCAAACCAAATGAACTTTcacaacaaaacaaagcaGAACTTGTCATATCataattctttctttattcttaaTCAAAACTGTTTGTATATTAGGACAAATTTCGggccttttttaaaaaagttataattaactaatttcTAATCTTGAGGAGATTGGGTTGATTATGAACTATGATGATTAGTTAGGtgaaaaagtgaaaaggggaatgaaaaatgtattctTTCATAATTGTTTCAGTGgttatttcaattaaactaaaactttACGCCTCCATTGATGGATTTGTCCTTTTGGCAGTTGCCTAAGTGGAGGAGTTGCTTTTTCTAGAACAATAGCTtcaaaaagtttgatttttattgcTGTCATTTACCCTTACattaaattaacttattaACTTCCTCAGAATCACATTCATGTTTGAACCCATTTGTCCTCTTctataaacttcttttttctatattaatagCGAGGGCATAGAGCTACGGTTTCAATTATTCATTTCAAACTCTTAaacaattataacaaaatcttataataatttaatttttattttcaaaattgagtgtttatactttgaaatttattaattgtagTACTTATACTTTCCATAATCCAACTTTAGTTTTCGtatttttaacaaatcataaacatatttaGTTCCCAATATAAGTATgatgttcatttttattatttaatcaatttgaataaaaattaatgtgAACGATTTATTGAAAGTGGGAagattgaagaattgaaagtACAGAAGCATGAAAATGGTATTTTGACCTATTTTTTCATCTTAGGTGGAGAGGATTTTGgttaatagaaaagaaaaattaagagattATCGTCTAAAAATGGTCAATTTAGTACCAAATTTAGataattagagagaaaaaaagaaatgggtaTGGGCcagagggagagggagaggcaAACCCATTAATGTCTATGTTAAAATGAGGCTGCTTAGGTGGGCTAGCTGTCTTCATTTGATGGTGAAGGCCCACTCACAATCATCATTAATTCTCATTTGCAACTTGAATTTGGTGAAGGCCACTTCTTTATCCAATCAAATTCCTTTTCAATTAGACCTTTTTTTTGCacattcttttcctttcaatcTCTCATTTTTACTCAATATTTTCCCTAAACTTTTCTGGCGTGTGTTTACGCTCATTTATTCTCCTTCAACACAACAAATCATTAAATATGATGGCATCTAAATACCATATTTTTTAACGGATGTCTTTACATAAAAACGATTGTAGACcaattaagaaaatacaatttttttataatgagtTCCTAATTCTCCAGCCTAGCATgtttcataacttttttaattctcaTAATGCAAAACCATTTGTTGATGAGTGATGAGGTTAGTTAGAGCACATGTAGGGTATATGCAACTAACTACATAGGCTTTGGTGCACCAACCATTTGGTTGCAATaccttattgttttttctcccAATCACAAAGAGGAAttatccaatttttctttaccaGACAATCCTTTTAAGCTTTCAACATCCTCATCAATATCTAAGGCAAAGGCATAGTCCCATCAGCTTCCCAATGGTTTTGctttatttctctttcattcatttctaCTTCTTTCCCTatagataaatatatacataacatCAACTTGGGTCAAGTTTTGCTACTCTCGCACACCATTGTTGTCAATACCTAATTTTGGCAAAGGGTATGCAAGAATGCTTGTggtgtttttcaatttttatcttttcagcttacttttattatgtatatgttcttattttcaatcaatatCAACATAAATGGAACGATAATTCATCACTAACCAAAACAAAAGTctataattcaataataatcatGACAAAATTTGGGTGAGAGATCCTAAATATGCAtatctatttttctctttctaaatcTTTGGGTTGACTATGGTATCATGAAAAGATACATTTTCCTTGTCGTAGGAGTGGGagaaacacaaaacaaacttAATGCTAATTAAACCATACACATTTCTACGATTTATTATCAACTTACCACACCACATGAACTAATGATTAAGTAATGTTGTTTTCTTACAACCCTTTTACCATCACTAGAAAAGTACAATAGAAGATGGAATGCTTGAGAAATTTTAGATCTCTTgattattaatagaaaaattttataactCTAACgtattaatttcatatttcatatttcatattaGGAAGATTGAcgctttttttctcttcttatttaCCTAAAATGTTTTCCACATCCATGTGGACCAAATATGTGAGAGGCAAATAATGATGAGAAATTTGACCCAAGGATCATGGGCTTTGGAAAGTCCATATTTTGAATTGGGCTTTTCCCGGATTATGGCCCAAATGGTAGGCTGGATCTGGAAAACCGACCCGATTAAGTTGAAACCATATGAGGATGGATAAGGCTCCTCCCTCATCCTCCGCTAGCAGAATTAGCTGAAAGAGGGAAACACACAGTAACAATGGCAGCGATATCAGTATTATCGACCCCATGGGTTTCCACCGGAGCCATTGCCGTCCGCGTTCCTTCAGCCTCTCTTGTATTCTCCACTGGTTCTAGAGGTTACTGCTCCGTATCTCTGAACACCGTCAACAACAATTCTGCCCGTTCTGGACTGCTCCATTGTTCATTTCTTCCATCTTCCTCCCTCTCCTGCTCTTCATCTTTCTCAGGTGACGAATTTATACTCTCAAATTTCTCTCTCAGTTCAAATGATTTAATGGTTATTTCTCACTAATTTGCCTATGTAATGGAGTGTTATAGTAGTTCGTTGAGGAATTCATTTGCTGTCGTTTGTGTTTATCTCTTTCGTTTGACTTAATAATTTCACAGCTGCCTGATTTCTGCTTGCATTCGATTTGTTACGACTTCTCTCGTTTTTATATCTACTAATTCTTTGTGTTTCACATGTTAaggggaaaataaaagaatatctGTGCACCCTCTCCTGCAATATTGCGGAGCTTCTCTTGCATTGCTTAATTCTATTGATCAAGATTTTGTACCATTATCTTTACGCGGCAGTACTCGTTATTTGCAGGTTTATCTTTGGGTTTGGATTGGAGCTCTAAGGTTGGGGTCGGACAAGGGAAGGGTCGGGGCTTAGTGGTCAGGGCTGGCAAGGCTGCACTATGTCAGACTAAAAGAAACAGGTCGCGAAAATCCTTAGCTCGGACTCATGGGTTTCGCAGACGAATGAGAACCACCAATGGTAGAGCTGTTCTCAAACGCAGACGTGCCAAGGGTAGGAAGGTCCTGTGCACAAAATCCAACCCCAGCAGTGGAAAGCGTGCTTAAGTTTTTATCGCTTTAACCATTTGTAGGTTAATTAGGCGATGTTGTCTAATTCACTCTTCCAATGACCGGTCAAGGTAGCTCACTATATTACATGATGCTTTGTTATTGATTCATTTGAAAGTTTCTTAATTGTCAATGTTAAATTCAAATGTCTTGACGGAACAAGCTTATGTGATTGATGCGTTCgtattcttttgaaaatctCCTCTGATCTGAAATATGTACATCTTCTTAAAACCTGAGGTTTGTATTTGTTGTTACTAACCTAATACTAGGCCTTCTCGTCATTCATTTTTAGGCCTGAAATCTGATTTGTACCAGTTTCTCTCTAGTATTGTCTTTGCTTGAGCTATTCTGTAGCTTTTCATGTCAAAACACAATTGTTATtgacatttcaaatttaagtatGTTGTTCATTGTGATGTCTGACAAGGCCgaacaaggaaaaaaatacaaagaagtATGGTCGTAGTGGTATTCATTAGCTCTGGGAAAGCCAGTTGTGTGAGTCCGATAGAAAGGACCTAGAAGTTAAaagtttcaactttcaatgTCCTTTTAATTACTTTCCTCCTGATAATAGAAGGAAAACTAAACTCCCTTCAGTCTTGGTGATTGCTAATAGGCTGAGAAAACTGAAAAACAGTGAAAGCAACAAAACGAGTAGCGTAGCATTACAGGATAAATCTCTATAGGTTAGTATTTGGAGGATTGTCATGAATTTTATAGCCTGGTGAGCACTTCCTCTGCTTTTAGAAGGAAAGTaatattaatacatatatCTAAATAATCTATATGTATAGGATTGCAGGATGATTCTTTATAGGAGTAATAGTGGGAGGATCAACactaattttattgtttcacCACCTCTGCTTTTAGAAGGAAAGCAATTCATAGATTTAAATAATCTCCCAGTCGGAAAATTCATCATTTTGAATGGTGGATGGAGAAAactttactatttcttttgctttttggcTCTGCTTCCTTGATGGCCTTGATATATTTGCTTTAACATTCTTGTTTTCGATCTGAATGAATGTCAAAGAGGGCAAGAAATATGAGTTGGTACCATGCGTTGGTAGAGAGCATAAATGTAAGCATTCATGAAGTCTATAAACAGTCTATCttgatttataatttgacCAAACCGAACCAGTTTCTGCTTGAATATCATGTGTTAATCCAAGCACCACCAAATTTCACAAACTTCATGGATGGTAATAATAATACCTTGAGAGCTCCACATACTTCT
This DNA window, taken from Cucumis sativus cultivar 9930 chromosome 6, Cucumber_9930_V3, whole genome shotgun sequence, encodes the following:
- the LOC101216213 gene encoding protein trichome birefringence-like 38 isoform X1; the protein is MGFRIRALSRLLLQVLFFISLESAKAEDFYNISNVGSGKQVRTCNLFEGKWVFDPSLPLYESSSCPFIDPEFNCQKYGRPDRSYLKYTWKPDFCDLPRFDGLELLRRWRGKKIMFVGDSLSLNMWQSLTCMIRASAPKTKTSVVRRESISTVIFQDYGVSLLLYRTPYLVDVVKERIGRVLKLDSIEGGNVWKGMDVLIFNSWHWWTHTGRSQPWDYVQVGNTVKKDMDRLEAFYQGLTTWARWVEMNVDPSKTKVIFQGISPTHYEGKDWNQPKRSCNGESVPLSGSLYPAGTPPAAEIVKRVLSRMRKPVFLLDITTLSQLRKDAHPSTYSGEHGRDCSHWCLPGLPDTWNELLYAAFTM
- the LOC101216213 gene encoding protein trichome birefringence-like 38 isoform X2, which gives rise to MGFRIRALSRLLLQVLFFISLESAKAEDFYNISNVGSGKQVRTCNLFEGKWVFDPSLPLYESSSCPFIDPEFNCQKYGRPDRSYLKYTWKPDFCDLPRFDGLELLRRWRGKKIMFVGDSLSLNMWQSLTCMIRASAPKTKTSVVRRESISTVIFQDYGVSLLLYRTPYLVDVVKERIGRVLKLDSIEGGNVWKGMDVLIFNSWHWWTHTGRSQPWDYVQVGNTVKKDMDRLEAFYQGLTTWARWVEMNVDPSKTKVIFQGISPTHYE
- the LOC101216704 gene encoding 50S ribosomal protein L34, chloroplastic, giving the protein MAAISVLSTPWVSTGAIAVRVPSASLVFSTGSRGYCSVSLNTVNNNSARSGLLHCSFLPSSSLSCSSSFSGLSLGLDWSSKVGVGQGKGRGLVVRAGKAALCQTKRNRSRKSLARTHGFRRRMRTTNGRAVLKRRRAKGRKVLCTKSNPSSGKRA